Proteins encoded together in one Thermococcus gammatolerans EJ3 window:
- a CDS encoding 30S ribosomal protein S19e: MATVYDVPGDLLVERVAQKLKEIEEIKPPEWAPFVKTGRHKERLPEQEDWWYYRVASILRKVYIDGPVGIERLRTWYGGRKNRGHAPEHFYKAGGSIIRKALQQLEAAGFVQKVPGEGRVITPKGQSFLDKIATELKKELEEQIPELKKY; the protein is encoded by the coding sequence ATGGCGACTGTCTATGACGTTCCCGGTGACCTGCTCGTCGAGAGGGTCGCCCAGAAGCTCAAGGAGATTGAGGAGATAAAGCCCCCGGAGTGGGCGCCCTTCGTCAAGACCGGAAGGCACAAGGAGAGGCTTCCCGAGCAGGAGGACTGGTGGTACTACAGGGTTGCCAGCATACTCAGAAAGGTCTACATCGACGGCCCGGTTGGAATTGAGAGGCTCAGGACCTGGTATGGAGGCAGGAAGAACCGCGGACACGCCCCGGAGCACTTCTACAAGGCTGGCGGAAGCATCATAAGGAAGGCCCTCCAGCAGCTTGAGGCGGCTGGCTTCGTCCAGAAGGTTCCGGGAGAGGGAAGGGTCATAACCCCGAAGGGCCAGAGCTTCCTCGACAAGATCGCCACCGAGCTCAAGAAGGAGCTTGAGGAGCAGATTCCGGAGCTCAAGAAGTACTGA
- a CDS encoding DNA-binding protein — protein sequence MAEDIEEIRKRKLMELQKRYLEQQKAQEEAIKREMELQAQIDAIMRKILTPDARERLGRVKLVKPELARQVELVLVQLYQAGQIREPIDDAKLKKILAQIDARTRREFRIKW from the coding sequence ATGGCGGAGGACATAGAGGAGATCAGGAAGCGCAAGCTCATGGAACTTCAGAAGAGGTACCTCGAACAGCAGAAGGCCCAGGAGGAGGCAATAAAGCGGGAGATGGAGCTCCAGGCCCAGATTGACGCCATAATGAGAAAAATCCTGACCCCCGACGCGAGGGAGAGGCTCGGGCGCGTTAAGCTCGTCAAGCCCGAGCTCGCGAGGCAGGTTGAGCTCGTCCTCGTTCAGCTTTACCAGGCAGGCCAGATAAGGGAACCCATAGACGATGCCAAGTTGAAGAAGATACTGGCTCAGATCGACGCGAGGACGAGAAGGGAGTTCAGGATTAAGTGGTAG
- a CDS encoding transcription initiation factor IIB — protein MSKKRVCPICGSTEFIYDPSRGEVVCKVCGYVIEENVVDMGPEWRAFDASQREKRARAGAPESILLHDKGLSTDIGIDRSLTGLMREKMYRLRKWQSRLRVSDAAERNLAFALSELDRLASNLRLPRHVEEEAARLYREAVRKGLIRGRSIESVIAACVYAACRLLKIPRTLDEIAEVSRVDKKEIGRSFRFIARHLNLTPKKLFVKPTDYVSKFADELGLSEKVRRRAIELLEEAYEKGLTSGKSPAGLVAAALYIAGIMEGERRTQREVAEVARVTEVTVRNRYKELIEKLNLKVPIS, from the coding sequence GTGAGTAAGAAGAGGGTCTGCCCCATCTGTGGTTCCACAGAGTTCATTTACGACCCCAGCAGGGGAGAGGTCGTTTGTAAAGTCTGCGGCTACGTCATCGAGGAAAACGTTGTCGATATGGGGCCCGAATGGAGGGCCTTTGACGCGAGCCAGAGGGAGAAGAGGGCCCGTGCAGGCGCCCCCGAGAGTATACTCCTCCATGATAAAGGCCTGTCAACCGACATAGGCATAGACCGCTCCCTCACCGGTCTGATGAGGGAGAAGATGTACCGTCTGAGAAAGTGGCAGTCACGCCTAAGAGTCAGCGATGCCGCCGAGCGTAACCTCGCCTTCGCCTTAAGCGAGCTTGACAGACTCGCCAGCAATCTCCGCCTTCCAAGGCACGTTGAAGAGGAGGCTGCAAGACTCTACAGAGAAGCGGTCAGGAAAGGCCTCATAAGGGGTCGCTCCATTGAAAGCGTCATAGCGGCGTGTGTTTACGCCGCCTGCAGGCTGCTCAAGATCCCGAGGACCCTCGACGAGATAGCAGAGGTTTCCCGCGTCGATAAGAAGGAGATCGGCAGGAGCTTCCGCTTCATAGCGAGACACCTCAACCTTACCCCCAAGAAGCTCTTCGTCAAGCCGACCGACTACGTGAGCAAGTTCGCTGACGAGCTGGGCCTGAGTGAAAAGGTCAGACGGAGGGCAATAGAACTGCTGGAGGAGGCCTACGAAAAGGGCCTCACGAGCGGAAAGAGTCCAGCCGGCCTCGTTGCAGCGGCACTCTACATAGCCGGCATAATGGAAGGGGAGAGAAGAACCCAGCGCGAGGTGGCGGAAGTCGCGCGCGTTACAGAGGTAACGGTAAGAAACAGGTACAAAGAGCTAATAGAGAAGCTCAACCTCAAGGTTCCGATAAGCTGA
- the fen gene encoding flap endonuclease-1, whose protein sequence is MGVQIGELVPRKEIELENLYGKKVAIDAFNAMYQFLSTIRQRDGTPLMDSKGRITSHLSGFFYRTINLMEAGIKPAYVFDGEPPAFKKKELEKRREAREEAEEKWHEALERGEIEEAKKYAMRATKLNETLIEDAKKLLGLMGVPVVQAPSEGEAQAAYMAAKKRVYASASQDYDSLLFGAPRLVRNLTITGRRKLPGKNVYVEVKPELIVLEEVLRELGIDREKLIELAILVGTDYNPGGIKGIGPKKALTIVKRSKDPLKKYQKDSDVDLYAIKEFFLNPPVTDDYELKWREPDEEGILKFLCDEHDFSEERVKNGLERLKKAVKAGKQRTLESWFR, encoded by the coding sequence ATGGGTGTCCAGATAGGCGAGCTGGTTCCGAGGAAGGAGATCGAGCTCGAGAACCTCTATGGTAAAAAGGTCGCGATAGATGCGTTCAACGCCATGTACCAGTTTCTCTCAACAATAAGGCAGCGCGATGGAACGCCGCTCATGGATTCAAAGGGCAGGATAACCTCTCACCTGAGCGGGTTCTTCTACAGGACGATCAACCTGATGGAGGCTGGCATAAAGCCGGCCTATGTCTTCGATGGCGAACCACCCGCTTTCAAGAAAAAAGAGCTCGAAAAAAGACGCGAAGCTCGCGAAGAGGCCGAGGAGAAGTGGCACGAGGCCCTTGAGAGGGGCGAGATTGAGGAAGCCAAGAAGTACGCCATGAGGGCGACAAAGCTGAATGAAACCCTCATCGAGGACGCCAAGAAGCTCCTTGGGCTCATGGGCGTCCCAGTCGTGCAGGCCCCGAGCGAGGGTGAGGCCCAGGCAGCCTATATGGCCGCCAAGAAGAGGGTTTACGCCTCCGCGAGCCAGGACTACGATTCACTTCTCTTTGGCGCGCCAAGACTGGTCAGAAACCTCACGATAACGGGGAGGAGAAAGCTCCCGGGAAAGAACGTCTACGTGGAGGTCAAGCCGGAGCTGATAGTCCTTGAGGAAGTGCTCAGGGAGCTGGGAATTGACAGGGAGAAGTTAATCGAGCTGGCCATTCTGGTCGGTACTGACTACAACCCCGGCGGAATCAAGGGAATAGGTCCAAAAAAAGCCCTGACCATCGTCAAGCGCTCAAAGGATCCGCTGAAGAAGTATCAAAAAGATAGCGACGTTGATCTGTACGCGATAAAGGAGTTCTTCCTCAACCCGCCGGTTACGGACGACTACGAGCTTAAGTGGCGCGAGCCGGACGAGGAGGGCATCCTCAAGTTCCTCTGCGACGAGCACGACTTCAGCGAGGAACGCGTTAAAAACGGACTTGAGAGGCTGAAGAAAGCCGTAAAGGCAGGAAAACAGAGAACACTCGAGAGCTGGTTCCGGTGA
- a CDS encoding phosphate-starvation-inducible PsiE family protein, whose product MVRRHHDIGTFENLLLKWLGMLFDMVVIGLATITMGYVVYMMFHLVTDTIHALHVEDVLHQIVLVIIFLEIFELLTMYVKEHHVSMRNVVELGVLAMVRKIIITPDYNQLGWQTLFGMAALIFVMGWIYVQERQRRTKHEEFLITHGIKKV is encoded by the coding sequence ATGGTAAGGAGACATCACGACATCGGCACCTTTGAAAACCTTCTGCTCAAGTGGCTCGGCATGCTCTTTGACATGGTAGTCATAGGTCTCGCAACGATAACTATGGGCTATGTAGTCTACATGATGTTCCATCTGGTAACCGATACCATCCATGCCCTCCATGTCGAAGATGTTTTGCACCAGATAGTCCTCGTCATAATCTTCCTTGAAATCTTCGAACTGCTGACCATGTACGTCAAGGAGCATCACGTCAGCATGAGAAACGTCGTTGAGCTCGGTGTTCTGGCGATGGTGAGGAAGATCATAATAACCCCCGACTACAATCAGCTCGGCTGGCAGACGCTCTTTGGCATGGCGGCTTTAATATTCGTGATGGGCTGGATCTACGTCCAGGAGAGACAGAGAAGGACAAAGCACGAGGAGTTCCTCATCACTCATGGAATTAAGAAAGTTTAG
- the acs gene encoding acetate--CoA ligase alpha subunit: MVDPNIEALFKPKSIAVIGASEKPGKIGYAIMKNLVEYGYEGKIYPVNIKGVEIKIGNRVFKSYKSILDVPDEVDMAVIVVPAKFVPQVVEECGKKGVKVLPIISSGFGELGPEGKKIEQQLVETAHKYGMRILGPNIFGVVYTPEKLNATFGPTDVMPGKLALISQSGALGIALMGWTILEKVGLSAVVSIGNKSDIDDADLLEYFETDENTKAILIYMEGVKDGRRFMEVAKKVSKVKPIVIIKAGRSERGAKAAASHTGSLAGSDKIYDAAFKQAGIIRALTIGEAFDYARTLSNLPEPAGENLVILTNGGGIGVMATDAAEEAGLHLYDDLDELKVFSNYMPPFGSYKNPVDLTGMAGAESYEGAIKAALEHPEMHSIAVLYCQTAVLDPRDLADIVIREYNASGRKKPLVVAIVGGIEAKEAIDRLNEEGIPAYPEPERAIKALAALYRWSRWKARGR; encoded by the coding sequence ATGGTTGACCCGAACATCGAGGCCCTTTTCAAGCCGAAGAGCATCGCCGTCATAGGCGCTTCGGAGAAACCGGGAAAGATAGGCTACGCGATTATGAAAAACCTCGTGGAGTACGGCTACGAGGGCAAAATATACCCCGTCAACATCAAGGGCGTTGAGATAAAGATTGGCAACCGCGTCTTCAAGTCCTACAAGAGCATCCTCGATGTCCCCGATGAGGTGGATATGGCGGTTATAGTCGTTCCAGCCAAGTTCGTCCCCCAGGTCGTTGAGGAGTGCGGAAAGAAAGGCGTCAAGGTTCTCCCGATTATAAGTTCCGGTTTCGGCGAGCTAGGTCCTGAGGGCAAGAAGATCGAGCAGCAGCTCGTTGAGACTGCCCACAAGTATGGAATGAGGATCCTCGGCCCGAACATCTTCGGGGTTGTGTACACCCCCGAGAAGCTCAACGCAACCTTTGGGCCAACCGACGTAATGCCCGGAAAGCTGGCCCTCATCAGCCAGAGCGGTGCTCTGGGAATAGCCCTTATGGGCTGGACTATCCTGGAGAAAGTCGGCCTTTCGGCGGTCGTTAGCATAGGAAACAAGAGCGACATCGACGATGCAGACCTGCTCGAGTACTTCGAAACTGATGAGAACACAAAGGCCATACTCATCTATATGGAGGGTGTCAAGGACGGAAGGCGCTTTATGGAGGTTGCGAAGAAGGTCAGCAAGGTCAAGCCGATCGTCATTATTAAGGCGGGGAGGAGCGAGCGCGGTGCCAAGGCTGCCGCTTCCCACACAGGCTCTCTGGCTGGAAGTGACAAGATTTATGACGCCGCCTTCAAGCAGGCCGGAATTATAAGGGCCCTTACAATAGGAGAGGCCTTCGACTACGCGAGAACCCTCAGCAATCTGCCCGAGCCAGCCGGGGAGAACCTCGTCATACTCACAAACGGCGGTGGAATAGGCGTCATGGCCACCGACGCGGCCGAGGAAGCAGGCCTGCACCTCTACGACGACCTCGATGAGCTCAAGGTATTCTCAAACTATATGCCTCCCTTTGGTTCCTACAAGAACCCCGTTGACCTTACAGGTATGGCCGGTGCCGAGAGCTACGAGGGGGCAATTAAAGCGGCCCTCGAGCACCCGGAGATGCACAGCATAGCCGTCCTCTACTGTCAGACGGCAGTTCTTGACCCGAGGGATTTGGCCGACATAGTCATCCGTGAGTACAACGCCAGCGGAAGAAAGAAGCCGCTCGTCGTTGCCATCGTCGGTGGAATCGAGGCCAAGGAAGCCATCGACAGGCTCAACGAGGAGGGAATCCCAGCCTATCCGGAGCCGGAGAGGGCCATAAAGGCTCTGGCAGCGCTCTACCGCTGGAGCAGGTGGAAGGCCAGGGGGAGATGA
- a CDS encoding metallophosphoesterase family protein, translating to MIIALISDIHSNLEALEAVWNEIKDADAFLCMGDLIGYGASPNEVVDFVRRQMERRTFLCVRGNHDNAIAFGADWGFNPYARQAVRWHQRVMTIENLEFLRRLPVRQLFEDDTGRSYILIHGSPRAPLDEYLFPWLPESEFKAVLSYVRQDDLLVGHTHVPMLKVIEGRRIINPGSVGQPRDGNWRASYAIIDTEREPPDNIEFHRVEYDVEEAARKIIEAGLPMFLANRLFEGY from the coding sequence TTGATCATAGCGCTCATCAGCGACATCCACTCGAACCTGGAGGCGCTCGAAGCTGTCTGGAATGAGATCAAGGATGCCGACGCTTTCCTCTGCATGGGTGACTTGATCGGTTACGGGGCTAGTCCAAACGAGGTCGTTGACTTTGTGAGGCGACAGATGGAGAGGAGAACCTTCCTCTGCGTCCGCGGAAACCACGACAACGCGATTGCCTTCGGGGCGGACTGGGGCTTCAACCCCTACGCGAGGCAGGCTGTACGGTGGCATCAGCGGGTCATGACGATAGAAAACCTCGAGTTTCTCCGGCGACTGCCGGTGAGACAGCTTTTTGAGGACGACACAGGAAGGAGCTACATCCTCATTCACGGCTCCCCGAGGGCTCCCCTGGACGAGTACCTCTTCCCCTGGCTCCCTGAGAGTGAGTTTAAAGCAGTTTTGAGCTACGTCCGTCAGGACGACCTCCTAGTCGGCCACACTCACGTGCCAATGCTGAAGGTGATCGAGGGAAGGAGGATAATAAACCCCGGATCGGTGGGCCAGCCGAGGGACGGGAACTGGAGGGCTAGCTATGCGATAATCGATACGGAAAGAGAACCACCGGACAACATCGAGTTCCACCGTGTGGAGTATGATGTAGAAGAAGCCGCCAGAAAGATAATAGAGGCGGGTCTGCCGATGTTTCTGGCCAATAGGCTCTTCGAGGGTTATTAA
- a CDS encoding PRC-barrel domain-containing protein, whose amino-acid sequence MVKILASKLRDVELITDTGIRLGWVYDLSFDEKTGELLVIVAEPDEDLDTSEFVTDHEGLLLIPVSAVRSIGEVIIIDSSKLAVKSKLRGIRHR is encoded by the coding sequence ATGGTTAAGATACTCGCTTCAAAGCTCAGGGACGTCGAGCTTATCACGGACACGGGAATCAGGCTTGGATGGGTTTACGATCTCAGCTTCGACGAGAAAACCGGGGAACTCCTCGTTATAGTCGCGGAACCGGACGAGGATCTTGACACGAGCGAGTTCGTCACTGACCATGAGGGTCTTCTTCTAATCCCAGTGAGTGCGGTACGGAGCATCGGTGAGGTCATAATCATCGATTCCAGCAAGCTGGCAGTAAAATCGAAGCTCCGGGGAATAAGACACCGTTAA
- a CDS encoding ATP-binding cassette domain-containing protein has protein sequence MTVVEFKDVFVKYETYTGGVLALRGVTFSLNDREVLLIMGPSGSGKTTILKAILGLVQPIHGTVKVFGLKPKDEKRALAIRRRIGYLTQEGRMINELTVWENIIFYAKGRGRSLNESLVRELAEELNIKTILDKHPDQLSGGELKRAELLMVLSDDPGLLLLDEPTSMLDAENSEAVVNVLSALKGRVPMIITSHDPRLQKITNKTLEIIGGELKGARGGTASSSRGERVPVRRDESLHRPG, from the coding sequence ATGACCGTTGTCGAGTTTAAGGACGTTTTTGTAAAGTACGAAACCTACACGGGTGGAGTTTTGGCGTTAAGGGGAGTCACCTTCAGCTTGAATGATAGAGAAGTACTCCTCATCATGGGGCCATCTGGAAGCGGGAAGACAACAATCCTCAAAGCAATCCTCGGCTTAGTCCAGCCAATACACGGAACAGTCAAAGTTTTCGGGCTTAAACCAAAGGACGAGAAACGCGCTTTAGCGATCAGGCGGAGGATTGGCTACCTCACGCAGGAGGGCAGGATGATAAACGAGCTGACCGTGTGGGAGAACATCATCTTCTACGCAAAAGGCAGGGGAAGAAGCCTTAATGAAAGTTTAGTGCGAGAGCTCGCGGAGGAACTCAACATTAAAACCATCCTCGATAAGCATCCGGACCAGCTGAGTGGGGGTGAGCTAAAGAGGGCTGAGTTGTTGATGGTGCTTTCTGATGATCCGGGTCTCTTGCTCCTCGACGAGCCGACTTCGATGCTTGACGCGGAGAATTCGGAGGCTGTTGTTAATGTTCTCTCAGCGCTCAAGGGGAGGGTTCCAATGATAATCACCTCCCACGATCCAAGACTACAAAAAATCACCAACAAAACACTAGAAATAATCGGAGGAGAACTAAAAGGGGCTCGAGGGGGGACCGCGTCTTCATCTCGGGGGGAGCGAGTCCCCGTCAGGAGGGATGAATCTCTTCATCGCCCGGGTTAG